Proteins encoded in a region of the Pseudomonas shahriarae genome:
- a CDS encoding peptidylprolyl isomerase, whose protein sequence is MTQVKLTTNHGDIVIELNAEKAPITVANFIEYVNAGHYENTVFHRVIGNFMVQGGGFEPGMKEKKDKRPSIQNEADNGLSNDKYTVAMARTMEPHSASAQFFINVADNGFLNHSAKTVQGWGYAVFGKVTEGTDVVDKIKGVSTTTKSGHQDVPAEDVIIEKAEIVA, encoded by the coding sequence ATGACTCAAGTCAAACTGACCACCAACCACGGTGACATCGTCATCGAGCTGAACGCCGAGAAAGCGCCGATCACCGTCGCCAACTTCATCGAGTACGTTAACGCCGGCCACTACGAAAACACTGTTTTCCACCGTGTCATCGGCAACTTCATGGTCCAGGGCGGCGGTTTCGAGCCTGGCATGAAAGAAAAGAAAGACAAGCGTCCAAGCATCCAGAACGAAGCGGACAACGGTCTTTCCAACGACAAGTACACCGTCGCCATGGCCCGTACCATGGAGCCGCATTCGGCCTCCGCGCAGTTTTTCATCAACGTGGCTGACAACGGTTTCCTCAACCACAGCGCCAAGACCGTACAGGGTTGGGGCTACGCGGTATTCGGTAAAGTCACCGAAGGCACCGACGTCGTGGACAAGATCAAGGGTGTTTCCACCACCACGAAAAGCGGTCACCAGGACGTACCAGCAGAAGACGTGATCATCGAGAAAGCCGAGATCGTTGCGTGA
- the lpxH gene encoding UDP-2,3-diacylglucosamine diphosphatase — protein sequence MILLISDLHLEEERPDITRAFLDLLHGRARGAQALYILGDFFEAWIGDDGMTPFQRSICAALRELSDSGTQVFLMHGNRDFLIGKAFCKAAGATLLKDPTVVQLYGEPVLLMHGDSLCTRDLGYMKLRRILRNPIVLFILRHLPLRTRHKLAHKLRSESRAQVRMKANDIVDVTPEEVPRVMQAFGVRTLVHGHTHRPAIHKLQIGEQAAKRIVLGDWDKQGWALQVDEQGFQLAAFDFVNPQLALPGA from the coding sequence GTGATACTGCTGATTTCAGACTTGCATCTGGAAGAGGAGCGCCCGGACATTACCCGGGCGTTTCTGGATTTACTCCACGGCCGCGCCCGTGGCGCGCAAGCGTTGTACATCCTGGGGGACTTTTTCGAAGCCTGGATTGGTGACGATGGCATGACCCCGTTCCAGCGTTCGATTTGCGCGGCTCTACGTGAGCTGAGCGACAGTGGCACCCAAGTATTCCTGATGCACGGCAACCGGGATTTCCTGATCGGCAAGGCGTTCTGCAAAGCCGCAGGCGCAACGTTGCTCAAGGACCCTACCGTCGTGCAGCTGTATGGCGAGCCCGTGCTGTTGATGCACGGCGACAGCCTGTGTACCCGCGACCTCGGCTATATGAAGCTGCGGCGCATCCTGCGTAATCCCATCGTGCTGTTTATCCTGCGCCACCTGCCCTTGCGCACCCGCCATAAACTGGCGCACAAGCTGCGCAGTGAAAGCCGTGCCCAGGTACGCATGAAGGCCAACGATATTGTCGATGTAACGCCCGAGGAAGTGCCACGGGTGATGCAAGCCTTCGGCGTGCGCACCCTGGTCCACGGCCACACCCACCGCCCGGCCATTCACAAGTTGCAGATTGGCGAGCAGGCGGCCAAGCGCATTGTGCTGGGAGATTGGGACAAGCAGGGTTGGGCGTTGCAGGTGGATGAGCAAGGGTTTCAACTGGCGGCGTTTGACTTCGTCAATCCGCAGTTGGCGTTGCCTGGCGCCTGA
- a CDS encoding DHA2 family efflux MFS transporter permease subunit has protein sequence MSNNASFTPPSLLMATIGLSLATFMQVLDTTIANVALPTISGNLGVSSEQGTWVITSFAVSNAIALPLTGWLSRRFGEVKLFLWATVLFVLASFLCGVSTSMPELIGFRVLQGLVAGPLYPMTQTLLIAVYPPARRGMALALLAMVTVVAPIAGPILGGWITDSYSWPWIFFINVPIGIFAVMVVRAQLKKRPVVTSHQPMDYVGLLSLIVGVGALQIILDKGNDLDWFESNFIIIGAAISVIALAVFVIWEMTDKHPVVNLRLFAHRNFRIGTIVLVLGYAGFFGINLILPQWLQTQMGYTATWAGLAVAPIGILPVLMSPFVGKYAHKFDLRLLAGLAFLAIGLSCFMRAGFTNEVDFQHIALVQLFMGIGVALFFMPTLSILMSDLPPHQIADGAGLATFLRTLGGSFAASLTTWIWIRRADQHHAYMSESMSVYDSATRDALNTLGGAGHKAYAQLDQILTSQAYMMSTVDYFTLLGWMFMGLILLVWLAKPPFTAKAGPAASGH, from the coding sequence ATGAGCAATAACGCCTCGTTCACGCCACCCAGCTTGCTGATGGCCACCATTGGCCTGTCCCTGGCGACCTTTATGCAGGTGCTCGACACCACCATCGCCAACGTGGCGTTGCCGACCATTTCCGGCAACCTGGGCGTGAGTTCGGAGCAGGGCACCTGGGTCATCACCTCTTTTGCCGTAAGCAATGCCATTGCGCTGCCATTGACCGGCTGGTTGAGCCGGCGCTTTGGTGAGGTGAAGCTGTTTTTGTGGGCGACCGTCCTGTTTGTGCTGGCCTCGTTCCTGTGTGGTGTCTCCACCTCGATGCCCGAGTTGATCGGCTTTCGCGTGCTGCAAGGCTTGGTGGCGGGCCCGTTGTATCCAATGACCCAAACCTTGCTGATTGCGGTCTATCCCCCCGCCAGGCGCGGCATGGCCTTGGCGTTGCTGGCGATGGTCACGGTGGTCGCGCCCATTGCCGGGCCTATTCTTGGCGGCTGGATTACCGACAGCTACAGCTGGCCGTGGATCTTCTTTATCAACGTGCCCATCGGGATATTTGCGGTGATGGTGGTGCGTGCGCAGCTCAAGAAACGCCCGGTGGTCACCAGTCATCAGCCGATGGACTATGTCGGGCTGCTGAGCTTGATCGTCGGGGTCGGTGCCTTGCAGATCATCCTCGACAAGGGCAATGACCTGGACTGGTTCGAATCCAATTTCATCATCATCGGCGCGGCCATTTCGGTGATCGCCCTGGCGGTGTTTGTGATCTGGGAAATGACCGACAAGCACCCAGTGGTCAACCTGCGCCTGTTTGCCCATCGCAACTTCCGCATCGGCACCATCGTCTTGGTGCTGGGCTACGCCGGGTTCTTTGGTATCAACCTGATCCTGCCGCAATGGCTGCAGACGCAGATGGGCTACACCGCGACCTGGGCCGGGCTGGCGGTGGCGCCGATCGGCATCCTGCCGGTGCTGATGTCGCCCTTTGTCGGCAAGTACGCGCACAAGTTCGACTTGCGGCTGCTGGCCGGCCTGGCGTTCCTGGCGATCGGCCTGAGCTGCTTCATGCGCGCCGGCTTCACCAATGAAGTGGACTTCCAGCATATCGCCCTGGTGCAGCTGTTCATGGGTATCGGCGTGGCGCTGTTCTTTATGCCGACCTTGAGCATCCTGATGTCCGACCTGCCGCCGCACCAGATCGCCGACGGCGCAGGCCTGGCGACCTTCCTGCGGACCCTGGGCGGCAGCTTTGCGGCATCGCTGACCACCTGGATCTGGATTCGCCGCGCGGACCAGCACCATGCCTATATGAGCGAGAGTATGAGCGTGTACGACTCGGCTACCCGCGATGCGCTGAACACCCTGGGCGGTGCGGGGCACAAGGCCTATGCGCAACTGGACCAGATCCTCACCAGCCAGGCGTACATGATGTCCACCGTGGATTACTTCACGCTGCTGGGGTGGATGTTCATGGGCTTGATCCTGCTGGTGTGGCTGGCCAAGCCGCCGTTTACTGCGAAGGCGGGGCCGGCGGCATCAGGGCACTGA
- a CDS encoding efflux RND transporter periplasmic adaptor subunit — translation MATAQANNTAHSQPNDGNPRKRKIMLLGLALIVVLCVLGVWGWHELYGRWSESTDDAYVNGNVVEITPLVTGTVVSIGADDGDLVHEGQVLINFDPNDAAVGLQSAQANLARTVRQVRGLYSNVDGMKAQVQAQKAQVQTAQDNFNRRRILAQGGAISLEELSHARDALSAASNSLANLQQQLNTSTALVDDTVISSHPDVQAAAAQLRQAYLTNARSTLIAPVTGYVAKRTVQLGQRVEPGTALMAVIPLDQLWIDANFKETQLRQMRIGQPVDIEADLYGSDVKYSGTVDSLGAGTGSAFALLPAQNATGNWIKIVQRVPVRIHINAQELAQHPLRVGLSTQVEVNLHDQSGPVLAQQPPQKASFTTTVYDRQLAEADAMITQLIHDNSVAAPKAAQR, via the coding sequence ATGGCTACTGCCCAAGCAAACAACACCGCACACTCCCAACCCAACGACGGCAACCCGCGCAAACGCAAAATCATGTTGCTGGGCCTGGCGCTGATCGTCGTCCTTTGCGTCCTGGGCGTGTGGGGCTGGCACGAGCTGTATGGCCGTTGGAGCGAAAGTACCGACGATGCGTACGTGAATGGCAACGTGGTGGAAATCACCCCGCTGGTCACCGGTACCGTGGTCAGCATTGGCGCCGACGATGGCGACCTGGTCCACGAAGGCCAGGTGCTGATCAACTTCGACCCCAACGACGCCGCCGTCGGCCTGCAAAGTGCCCAGGCCAACCTGGCGCGCACGGTACGTCAGGTGCGTGGCTTGTACAGCAATGTGGATGGCATGAAAGCCCAGGTACAGGCGCAAAAAGCCCAGGTGCAAACCGCCCAGGACAACTTCAACCGCCGCAGAATCCTCGCCCAGGGCGGCGCGATTTCCCTGGAAGAACTGTCCCACGCCCGCGATGCCCTGAGCGCGGCGAGCAACTCACTGGCCAACCTGCAACAGCAACTCAATACCTCCACTGCGTTGGTGGATGACACGGTGATTTCGTCCCACCCGGATGTGCAGGCCGCTGCCGCGCAACTGCGCCAGGCCTACCTGACCAATGCGCGCAGCACCCTGATCGCACCGGTCACCGGCTACGTCGCCAAGCGCACCGTGCAACTGGGCCAGCGGGTCGAGCCGGGTACCGCGTTGATGGCGGTGATTCCCCTGGACCAACTGTGGATCGACGCCAACTTCAAGGAAACCCAACTGCGCCAGATGCGCATTGGCCAGCCGGTGGATATCGAGGCCGATCTCTACGGCAGCGACGTGAAGTACAGCGGCACCGTCGACAGCCTCGGCGCCGGTACCGGCAGCGCCTTTGCCTTGCTGCCGGCCCAGAACGCCACCGGCAACTGGATCAAGATCGTGCAGCGGGTTCCGGTGCGCATCCATATCAATGCCCAGGAGTTGGCCCAGCACCCGTTGCGGGTGGGCTTGTCGACCCAGGTGGAAGTCAATCTGCACGACCAGAGTGGCCCGGTACTGGCGCAACAACCGCCGCAAAAAGCCTCGTTCACCACCACCGTGTATGACCGCCAGTTGGCCGAGGCCGACGCGATGATCACCCAGTTGATCCATGACAACAGCGTGGCCGCGCCCAAGGCAGCACAACGCTGA
- a CDS encoding MarR family winged helix-turn-helix transcriptional regulator codes for MEHFTPENFHNCHLGLLLGRAAILKDRIIDTHMEPHGITAAQFKVLIIMAQFGVDTPAELCRNLSLDSGSMTRMLDRLEQKDLLARKRSEQDRRQVQLVLTAEGQRLADMLPQIGAQALNQLAGALEPGELQTLEHILKKILIAAGDPITLQRVGTQ; via the coding sequence ATGGAACACTTCACCCCGGAAAACTTCCATAACTGCCATCTCGGGCTGTTGCTGGGGCGCGCCGCGATTCTCAAAGACCGCATCATCGACACCCATATGGAACCCCACGGCATCACTGCCGCGCAGTTCAAGGTGTTGATCATCATGGCCCAGTTCGGCGTCGATACCCCGGCGGAGCTGTGCCGCAACCTGTCCCTGGACAGTGGCTCGATGACTCGCATGCTCGACCGCCTGGAGCAAAAAGACCTGCTGGCGCGCAAGCGCTCCGAGCAGGACCGGCGCCAGGTGCAACTGGTGCTGACTGCAGAAGGCCAGCGCCTGGCGGACATGCTGCCGCAGATCGGCGCCCAGGCCCTGAACCAGTTGGCTGGCGCACTCGAACCGGGGGAGTTGCAGACCCTGGAGCACATCCTGAAGAAAATCCTGATCGCTGCGGGTGATCCCATCACGTTGCAGCGGGTCGGGACTCAATGA
- a CDS encoding translocation/assembly module TamB domain-containing protein → MKRGLKIAGLSVAAVVALVPLAVWSVLGTQVGSRWALGQVPGLSVENFQGRLGGQWSADQVLWQQDSSRVELNAPKFDWSPACLLRMTLCIRQLDVEQISLQLPPSTEDSSGPITLPDLNLPVAIELGDVRVGSLLFNGSEELKGLQLAAHWTAEGMQINAVHLQRDDLVLDLSGMLHPAGDWPLTATGNLSLPYAPGGAPWTVALNVTGDLLKTLKLDADSTGYLPAKLSGELQPLVENLPAQLRITADGFKPAADLPDTLQLNQLDLTAKGDLGKGYQLLGKAVLPAEKGPVDLLLQGRVDAKGAQLAGLDLNAGDKQSLTLSAQLDWQQGFSADAKIDWLDFPWHRLYPLIDEPQVVLRTFNGEVSYKDGNYLGNLKADLDGPAGKFSLITPFSGDLKQVFLPELKLTAGQGKAEGHLNLQFAEGIAWDTALDLSALNPAYWVAELPGTLAGPLRSKGEFKNEQLKLNADLDLKGRLRGQTAVLAAKAEGAGEQWTLANLDIRLGDNRINGSGSLQQRLAGQIDIKLARLAQLWPQLRGQVNGRLDVAGTLKAPQGKLDLKGQQLVFEDNRLQALTLDATLDNAQRAKIDLKGTGIQAGDTQLGTLTASAQGDIKNQKVQLDLMGPLVKLALALDGTLDKGNWRGRLASGEVQAGGQDWKLQAPAKIERMADGKLTFAAHCWVSGPASLCGEDQRLMPDPKLRYHLKQFPIDSLAQWLPKDFAWQGKLNADIQLDLPASGPKGLIAVDASGGTLRVKDKDQWLDFPYDTLKLDTTLNPTRIDTQLNFRGGKLGELLLQAQINPLAKNKPISGNFSLTGLDLAVARPFVPMVEKLNGKLNGSGRISGGLLAPQVNGNVNLIAGEISGPELPISLEGLNVQALIAGESVQLNGGWRSGKAGQGSLKGQIDWGRALAVDLSLQGSQLPVTVEPYAELEVAPDLKITLKDDKLAIAGNVHIPRGDITVRELPPSTVKVSDDTVIVGSQTEEGKPPMAIAMDINVVVGEDQLNFAGFGLTAKVQGQVHIGDNLDTRGELWLNDGRYRAYGQRLDVRRARLLFAGPLDQPYLDIEAIRKTNDVIAGIRLSGSAEQPTTQIFSEPAMSQEQALSYLVLGRPLSTTGEDNNMLAQAALGLGLMGSAGVTSDIAKNLGIQDFELDTQGSGTNTAVVASGKITEKLSLRYGVGVFEPASTIALRYLLSKRVYLEVASGVASSLDIFYKRDF, encoded by the coding sequence GTGAAGCGTGGTTTGAAAATAGCGGGTCTGAGTGTGGCAGCGGTCGTTGCCTTGGTGCCGCTGGCGGTGTGGAGCGTACTGGGTACGCAAGTCGGCAGTCGCTGGGCCCTCGGCCAAGTCCCGGGGTTGAGCGTGGAAAACTTCCAGGGCCGTTTGGGTGGGCAATGGAGCGCCGACCAGGTGCTGTGGCAACAAGACAGCAGCCGCGTAGAGCTCAATGCCCCCAAATTCGACTGGTCGCCGGCGTGCCTGCTGCGCATGACCCTGTGCATCCGGCAACTGGACGTGGAGCAGATCAGCCTGCAATTGCCACCCAGCACCGAAGACAGCAGCGGCCCGATTACCCTGCCGGACTTGAACCTGCCCGTGGCGATCGAACTGGGCGACGTGCGCGTCGGCAGCCTGCTGTTCAACGGCAGCGAAGAACTCAAGGGCCTGCAATTGGCCGCGCACTGGACAGCCGAGGGCATGCAGATCAACGCGGTACATCTGCAACGTGACGACCTGGTGCTGGATCTCAGCGGTATGCTGCACCCCGCGGGCGATTGGCCGTTGACCGCGACTGGCAACCTGAGCCTGCCCTATGCCCCGGGCGGCGCGCCGTGGACGGTGGCGCTGAACGTGACCGGTGATCTGCTCAAGACCCTCAAGCTCGACGCCGACAGCACGGGCTACCTGCCGGCCAAACTTAGCGGCGAGCTGCAACCCCTGGTCGAGAACCTGCCAGCACAGTTGCGAATCACCGCCGATGGCTTCAAACCTGCCGCCGACTTGCCGGACACCTTGCAGCTCAACCAACTGGACCTGACTGCCAAGGGCGACCTGGGCAAGGGCTATCAGTTGCTGGGCAAGGCTGTATTACCCGCAGAAAAGGGCCCGGTTGACCTGTTGCTGCAAGGCCGGGTCGATGCCAAGGGCGCGCAGCTCGCCGGCCTGGACCTGAATGCCGGGGACAAGCAAAGCCTCACGCTCAGCGCCCAACTGGATTGGCAGCAGGGCTTCAGCGCAGACGCAAAAATCGACTGGCTGGACTTCCCCTGGCATCGCCTGTATCCGCTGATTGACGAGCCGCAAGTGGTGCTACGCACCTTCAACGGTGAAGTGTCCTACAAGGACGGCAACTACCTGGGCAATCTCAAGGCCGACCTCGATGGCCCGGCCGGCAAATTCAGCCTGATCACGCCGTTCAGTGGCGACCTCAAGCAAGTGTTCCTGCCCGAGCTGAAATTGACCGCTGGCCAGGGCAAGGCCGAAGGGCACTTGAACCTGCAATTTGCCGAGGGCATCGCCTGGGATACGGCGCTGGACCTGTCGGCGTTGAACCCGGCGTACTGGGTCGCAGAATTGCCCGGTACCCTGGCCGGGCCGCTGCGCAGCAAGGGCGAGTTCAAGAACGAACAACTCAAGCTCAACGCCGACCTTGACCTCAAGGGCCGCTTGCGCGGCCAAACGGCGGTGCTGGCCGCCAAGGCCGAAGGCGCGGGCGAGCAGTGGACCCTGGCCAACCTGGATATCCGCCTGGGTGACAACCGCATCAATGGCAGCGGCAGCCTGCAACAGCGCCTGGCCGGGCAGATCGACATCAAGCTCGCACGCCTGGCCCAGCTGTGGCCGCAGTTGCGTGGGCAGGTCAATGGTCGACTCGATGTGGCCGGTACTCTAAAGGCGCCCCAGGGCAAGCTCGACCTCAAGGGCCAGCAACTGGTGTTTGAAGATAACCGCCTGCAAGCCCTCACCCTGGATGCGACGCTTGATAACGCACAACGGGCGAAGATCGACCTCAAGGGCACCGGCATCCAGGCCGGGGATACCCAGCTCGGTACCTTGACCGCCAGCGCCCAGGGCGACATCAAAAACCAGAAAGTCCAACTGGACCTCATGGGCCCCCTGGTCAAACTGGCCCTGGCCCTGGACGGCACGCTCGACAAGGGTAACTGGCGCGGGCGCCTGGCCAGTGGCGAGGTGCAGGCCGGGGGCCAGGACTGGAAGCTGCAGGCCCCGGCGAAAATCGAGCGCATGGCCGATGGCAAGCTGACCTTCGCTGCCCATTGCTGGGTCTCCGGGCCCGCCAGCCTGTGTGGCGAAGACCAGCGACTGATGCCCGATCCCAAGCTGCGTTATCACCTCAAGCAGTTCCCCATCGACAGCCTGGCGCAGTGGCTGCCCAAGGATTTCGCCTGGCAAGGCAAGCTCAACGCCGATATCCAGCTTGACCTGCCGGCCAGCGGCCCTAAAGGCCTGATCGCGGTGGATGCCAGTGGCGGCACGTTGCGGGTCAAGGACAAGGACCAGTGGCTGGACTTCCCCTACGACACCCTCAAACTGGACACCACGCTTAACCCCACGCGCATTGATACCCAGCTGAATTTCCGCGGTGGCAAGCTCGGCGAGTTGCTGCTGCAGGCGCAGATCAACCCGCTGGCGAAAAACAAGCCGATCTCCGGCAACTTCAGCCTTACCGGCCTGGACCTGGCGGTAGCGCGGCCGTTTGTGCCGATGGTGGAAAAACTCAATGGCAAGCTCAATGGCAGCGGGCGCATCTCCGGCGGCTTGTTGGCGCCGCAGGTCAACGGCAACGTCAACCTGATCGCCGGCGAGATTTCCGGACCCGAACTGCCCATCAGCCTTGAAGGCCTGAACGTGCAGGCCCTGATCGCCGGCGAAAGCGTGCAGCTCAACGGCGGTTGGCGCAGTGGCAAGGCCGGGCAGGGCAGCCTCAAGGGGCAGATCGACTGGGGCCGGGCCCTGGCCGTTGACCTCAGCCTGCAAGGCTCGCAACTGCCGGTCACGGTCGAGCCCTACGCCGAACTGGAAGTGGCGCCTGACCTGAAGATCACGCTCAAGGACGACAAGTTGGCGATTGCCGGCAATGTGCACATCCCGCGCGGTGATATCACTGTGCGCGAACTGCCGCCATCGACGGTCAAGGTCTCGGATGACACGGTGATCGTCGGCAGCCAGACCGAAGAGGGCAAGCCGCCGATGGCCATCGCCATGGACATCAACGTGGTCGTGGGCGAGGACCAGCTCAACTTTGCCGGTTTCGGCCTGACCGCCAAGGTCCAGGGCCAGGTGCATATCGGCGATAACCTGGACACCCGTGGCGAGCTGTGGCTCAACGACGGGCGCTACCGCGCCTATGGCCAGAGGCTGGATGTGCGGCGTGCGCGCCTGCTGTTTGCCGGGCCGCTGGACCAGCCATACCTGGATATCGAAGCCATCCGCAAGACCAACGACGTGATCGCCGGTATCCGCCTGAGCGGCAGTGCCGAGCAGCCGACCACGCAGATCTTCTCGGAGCCGGCCATGAGCCAGGAGCAGGCGCTGTCCTACCTGGTGCTGGGCCGTCCGTTGAGCACCACCGGCGAAGACAACAATATGCTGGCGCAAGCGGCACTGGGCCTGGGCTTGATGGGCAGTGCCGGCGTGACCTCGGACATTGCCAAGAACCTGGGGATCCAGGACTTTGAGCTGGACACCCAGGGCAGCGGCACCAACACGGCAGTGGTGGCCAGCGGCAAGATCACCGAGAAACTCAGCCTGCGTTACGGGGTCGGGGTGTTCGAGCCGGCCAGCACCATTGCCTTGCGTTACCTGTTGAGCAAGAGGGTGTACCTGGAAGTGGCCAGCGGCGTGGCCAGTTCATTGGATATCTTCTACAAGCGGGATTTCTGA
- a CDS encoding autotransporter assembly complex protein TamA, with protein sequence MKFPNKITSGLILLFTSCGALAQSELDVRVKPSNDALKANIEGYIGGVGERDEEALQRFSRGAEEQARKAAQALGFYQPQIASEVKPGKNPRLILSIDPGEPVHLRNVTIRVDGPAAELKSFRVPDSKDLKSGAVLNHGHYEDAKRLIQNQASRFGYFSGRFTRQTLSVDPQAGVADIELVYDSGPRYTLGKVNFAGDTPFDEELLQRMVPFKSGAPYDSELIAELNQALQSSGYFEGVRVDAAPAAAANDVIPVAVQLETRKPRTMGLGLGFSTDVGPRGKANWTRHWVNPRGHSYGWEAELSAPRQNVGLWYDIPLDPPLTDKLRFAGGYQNEELANTDTLSKLLTLGPEWHSKLPSGWTRVISLKWQREEYRLGDDSGLSNLLMPGISYSYLRSDNRIDPHNGYRLQFDTKVAKEGLGSDTNLLYGTAMIKGLTTVWDKHRFLGRAQFGGSATNGYKSVPPSLRFFAGGDQSVRGYEYQTLSPENNKGDRIGGRYMVALSAEYQYSIAEKWRIATFVDQGNSFNTLELPSLKTGVGVGVRWVSPVGPIRLDLAHALEDPGGIRLHFSMGPEL encoded by the coding sequence ATGAAGTTTCCAAATAAAATTACCAGCGGCTTGATTCTGCTGTTCACAAGCTGCGGCGCCTTGGCACAAAGCGAACTGGACGTGCGGGTCAAGCCTTCAAACGATGCGCTGAAGGCCAATATCGAAGGCTATATCGGCGGGGTTGGCGAGCGTGACGAAGAGGCCTTGCAGCGCTTCAGTCGCGGCGCCGAGGAGCAGGCGCGCAAGGCCGCCCAGGCACTGGGCTTTTATCAGCCGCAGATTGCCAGTGAGGTAAAGCCCGGCAAGAATCCGCGCCTGATCCTCAGCATTGACCCCGGCGAACCGGTGCATTTACGCAATGTCACGATTCGCGTCGACGGCCCGGCGGCCGAGCTCAAATCCTTCCGTGTGCCCGACAGCAAAGACCTCAAGTCCGGCGCCGTACTCAACCATGGCCATTACGAAGACGCCAAGCGCCTGATCCAGAACCAGGCCTCGCGCTTCGGCTATTTCAGTGGCCGCTTCACTCGTCAGACACTGTCCGTCGACCCCCAGGCGGGCGTGGCCGATATTGAACTGGTCTACGACAGCGGCCCGCGCTACACCCTCGGCAAGGTCAACTTTGCCGGCGATACCCCCTTTGATGAAGAGCTTTTGCAACGCATGGTGCCGTTCAAGAGTGGCGCGCCCTACGATTCCGAACTGATCGCCGAACTGAACCAGGCCCTGCAATCGAGCGGCTATTTCGAGGGCGTGCGCGTGGATGCCGCCCCGGCAGCGGCGGCCAATGATGTGATCCCGGTGGCGGTCCAACTGGAAACCCGTAAACCGCGGACCATGGGCCTGGGCCTGGGTTTTTCCACTGACGTCGGCCCGCGTGGCAAGGCCAACTGGACACGGCACTGGGTCAACCCCCGGGGGCACAGCTATGGCTGGGAGGCCGAGTTGTCGGCGCCCCGGCAGAACGTCGGCCTGTGGTACGACATTCCCCTTGATCCGCCGCTCACCGACAAGCTGCGTTTTGCCGGCGGCTATCAGAATGAAGAGCTGGCCAATACCGACACCCTCAGCAAGCTGCTCACCCTCGGCCCGGAATGGCACAGCAAATTGCCCAGCGGCTGGACACGGGTGATCTCGCTCAAATGGCAGCGCGAAGAATATCGCCTGGGGGACGACTCCGGCTTGAGCAATTTGCTGATGCCCGGTATCAGCTATTCCTACCTGCGCAGCGATAACCGCATCGACCCGCATAATGGCTATCGCCTGCAGTTCGATACCAAGGTGGCCAAGGAAGGGCTGGGCTCTGACACCAACCTGCTGTACGGCACTGCGATGATCAAGGGCTTGACCACCGTGTGGGACAAGCACCGTTTCCTCGGTCGCGCGCAGTTTGGCGGCAGCGCCACCAACGGCTACAAGTCGGTGCCGCCGTCCCTGCGCTTTTTTGCCGGTGGCGACCAAAGTGTGCGTGGCTACGAGTACCAGACCCTGTCCCCGGAAAACAACAAGGGCGACCGCATCGGTGGCCGCTACATGGTGGCCTTGAGCGCCGAGTATCAATATTCCATCGCCGAAAAATGGCGGATCGCGACCTTTGTCGATCAGGGCAACTCCTTTAACACCCTTGAGTTGCCAAGCCTGAAAACCGGGGTCGGCGTCGGCGTGCGCTGGGTGTCTCCGGTCGGCCCGATTCGTCTTGACCTGGCCCATGCCCTGGAAGATCCGGGCGGCATTCGTTTGCACTTTTCCATGGGGCCTGAGCTGTGA
- a CDS encoding GNAT family N-acetyltransferase, translated as MPDTSTAVAQVHLLDSGYSREARSLLYHAYRHEPTFAYLFEAERSGYEQRVRATVRELVKQHFLQELPAIGLLVNDRLIGIALIAPPQRRLGITESWAWQLRMWLSTGFRCTRRYLEYHQAVLACLPSESVHVLPLLGVHPQFQGKHYGEQLLEAVHNWCAEDPHSQGVVLDTGNPLYLEFYKRQGYAEVAEVAVGPILEHVFFHPNPQVLQPATP; from the coding sequence ATGCCCGACACCTCGACCGCCGTTGCCCAGGTGCACCTGCTCGATAGCGGCTATTCCCGCGAAGCGCGCTCGCTGCTGTACCACGCCTATCGGCATGAGCCGACCTTTGCCTATCTGTTCGAAGCTGAACGCTCAGGGTACGAGCAGCGGGTCCGCGCGACGGTGCGTGAGCTGGTCAAGCAACACTTTCTCCAGGAACTGCCGGCCATCGGCCTGTTGGTCAATGACCGCCTGATCGGCATCGCCCTGATTGCCCCGCCGCAACGGCGCCTGGGCATCACGGAAAGCTGGGCCTGGCAATTGCGCATGTGGCTGAGCACCGGTTTCAGGTGCACCCGGCGCTACCTCGAATACCATCAGGCGGTGCTGGCGTGCTTGCCATCGGAGTCGGTGCATGTGCTGCCGCTGCTGGGGGTCCACCCGCAATTCCAGGGCAAGCATTACGGCGAGCAACTGTTGGAAGCCGTGCATAACTGGTGCGCCGAAGACCCGCATTCACAAGGGGTGGTGCTGGATACCGGCAATCCGCTGTACCTGGAGTTCTACAAACGCCAGGGCTATGCCGAAGTGGCGGAGGTGGCTGTAGGACCCATTCTGGAGCATGTGTTTTTTCACCCGAATCCCCAGGTGTTACAACCTGCAACGCCTTAA